A single region of the Chionomys nivalis chromosome 5, mChiNiv1.1, whole genome shotgun sequence genome encodes:
- the Cd84 gene encoding SLAM family member 5, with protein MAQQHMWIWFLCLQTWSEAAGRDADSRLVNGILGESVTFPLNIQEPQKVKIIAWTSKSSVAFVKPRLQGAPPEVIVTQVAYEGRIDVIEQNYDLIIKNLRTEDTGTYKADINIENTPTITKHYHLHIYRRLGKPTITQSLITFVNNSCNVTLTCSVEKEEENVTYSWSPFGERSNVLQIFQSPEDQKLNYTCTVQNPVSSSSSSVTAQELCTDISSFHLRHAALPSGLAVALPLLVLIPFSVFLFYFYKRRHDGTDLEGDVSKETAYSEVSRNAHPMESRIYDEIPEAKVLPRKEEPMSTIYSSVQPSEKVWKNNMKEDRLPKTLRNEIVI; from the exons GGtctgaagcagcaggaagagatgcAGATTCGCGCCTGGTGAATGGAATTCTTGGGGAGTCAGTTACTTTCCCCTTAAATATTCAAGAGCCACAGAaagttaagatcattgcctggaCTTCTAAATCATCCGTTGCTTTTGTCAAACCAAGACTCCAAGGAGCACCACCTGAAGTTATTGTGACCCAGGTGGCTTATGAAGGACGAATAGATGTCATAGAACAGAACTATGACCTAATCATTAAAAACCTGAGAACGGAAGATACAGGAACTTACAAAGCAGACATAAATATAGAGAATACGCCCACCATCACAAAACACTACCATCTTCATATTTACC GTCGGCTTGGAAAACCAACAATTACACAGAGTTTAATAACATTTGTGAACAATTCTTGTAATGTCACACTGACCTGCTCtgtggagaaagaagaagagaatgtCACCTACAGTTGGAGTCCCTTTGGAGAGAGAAGCAACGTCCTTCAAATCTTCCAGTCCCCTGAGGATCAAAAACTGAATTACACATGCACCGTCCAGAACCCTGTCAGCAGCAGCTCCAGCTCTGTCACTGCCCAGGAACTCTGCACAG ACATTTCAAGCTTCCACCTCCGCCATGCTGCGTTGCCAAGTGGACTGGCTGTTGCTCTCCCTCTGCTTGTTCTCATTCCAttttcagtgtttctcttctatttttacaAGAGAAGGCACGATGGGACTGACCTGGAAG GTGATGTCTCAAAGGAAACAGCATACTCTGAAGTTTCAAGAAATGCTCATCCCATGGAGTCCAGAATCTATGATGAAATCCCTGAGGCCAAG GTGCTGCCCCGCAAGGAAGAGCCAATGAGCACCATTTACTCCTCAGTGCAGCCTTCTGAGAAG GTGTGGAAAAACAACATGAAGGAAGACAGACTTCCCAAGACTTTGCGTAATGAAATTGTCATCTAG